TCTGCCTGCCGTCCATTTGAGGCATGCTCATGTCAAGCACAACGGCGTCGATTTCGTCCGCATGACGTTCGAACAGCTCCAGACCCGCTTCTCCATCGTTAGCGCAGTACACCCGGTATCCGATACGTTCCAGGGCGCGCTTGCCGATTTCCAGGACGACCGGCTCGTCGTCGACGAGTAGCACCGTGCCCGAGGCTCGCTCTATGGGAGCGTACTCGGTTTCCTCCACTATGTCCGAAGGCGGAAGGGAAGCACACGGGAAAAGCACGGTGAACGTAGAGCCTCGTCCGGGTTCAGTCTCCACGAGGAGCCCCCCGCCGTGCGTTCGGACTATGCCCATCACAACCGCCAAGCCAAGACCGCGCCCCGCGAATTTCGTCGTGTAGAAGGGATCAAACGCTTTTTGCAGCGTCTCTTGATCCATCCCGCATCCGGTATCCGAGACGCGCAGACAGACGTAGTTGCCTTCCGCCAGACCCTCACCCACGACACATTCACGAAGTAATACGGAGTCGCAGGGGCGTCCTTCAACAACTATAGAGACCACGCCCTCGCCATCCACGAGGGCTTCGGAGGCATTGGTAACGAGATTCATCACAATCTGGCGCAATTGCGTAACATCGGCTTCGATGGTTGACAGGTTGTCCTGGCATTGGAATTCCAGACGGGTCTTCTTGGAAATACAGCTCTCGATAAGGGACAACATCTCCCGGACCACCGGGCCCAACGCAACGGATTTCTTCGAGAAGTGTCCTTTGCCGGAGTAGGTCAACATTTGGCTGACAAGGTCGGCGGCACGGCGAGCGGCCTGCGAAATGGTCTCCAGGTTGCCCCTCAGCGGAGAGTCTGCGGGGGCTTCGAGCAGCGCCAAGCTGACTCCGCCCAGCACGCCCTGCAGCAGGTTGTTGAAGTCGTGGGCGATTCCTCCCGCCAGCACGCCAAGACTCTCCAGCTTCTGCGTGTGCTGCAGTTGAGTCTCCAGCGTGCGCCGTGCCTCTTCCGCGCGAACGCGGTCGGTGACTTCGCGGACGTATTCGATAACGCCCAGAATCTCGCCGGTCTCGGAGTCGCGCATGGGAAAGGTGAACAAGTCGTGCCACTCACGCACTTCGCCTTCGGGCGTCCAGCGAGCCAATGTCTGCTGGCAGGCCTCGCCGGTAGCAAGAGTACGTATGCTGGGACATCCTTCGCAGGGAATGTCGCGTCCGTGATACACCTGGAAGCAGCTCTTCCCTTCGAGCGGCATGGCATGGGCGTACCAGCGCTCCATCGCCGAGTTCACCCTCACAATGTGAAGATCGCGGTCCAGTATGCTGATGCCGTCCTGAATGCTCTCGAAGATGTCCGCCAAGAACTTCTCGTTTGCGCGAAGGGATTGTTCGGCGCG
The window above is part of the Candidatus Hydrogenedentota bacterium genome. Proteins encoded here:
- a CDS encoding PAS domain-containing protein, with the translated sequence MAIALRPEKSSQAGVPRWVYGLVVLGALIEIIRWVGRSPDRIALETDVLIGIVARVLCCASILFAVYSVARRQSLRFSLTLGVSAIVLGWCFQEIGRIDSIAHWYTLSDGQELRSLLSRVISLAGYIFTFIGLFYVFQELYLARQAEEARSDELAREVQERREILQEVSTRERMLAQAERLARIGSWEWNRARQTFTVSEEMAHLLGLDPTENEIPLASIQERMEEGEFERIRGLIAHAQRSSPFIEWVSNLLHSSGSERAMRCNACVMFDGESETPARLVGTAQDITDLRRAEQSLRANEKFLADIFESIQDGISILDRDLHIVRVNSAMERWYAHAMPLEGKSCFQVYHGRDIPCEGCPSIRTLATGEACQQTLARWTPEGEVREWHDLFTFPMRDSETGEILGVIEYVREVTDRVRAEEARRTLETQLQHTQKLESLGVLAGGIAHDFNNLLQGVLGGVSLALLEAPADSPLRGNLETISQAARRAADLVSQMLTYSGKGHFSKKSVALGPVVREMLSLIESCISKKTRLEFQCQDNLSTIEADVTQLRQIVMNLVTNASEALVDGEGVVSIVVEGRPCDSVLLRECVVGEGLAEGNYVCLRVSDTGCGMDQETLQKAFDPFYTTKFAGRGLGLAVVMGIVRTHGGGLLVETEPGRGSTFTVLFPCASLPPSDIVEETEYAPIERASGTVLLVDDEPVVLEIGKRALERIGYRVYCANDGEAGLELFERHADEIDAVVLDMSMPQMDGRQ